The following proteins come from a genomic window of Candidatus Obscuribacter sp.:
- a CDS encoding Spy/CpxP family protein refolding chaperone, which produces MQLSSSVTGGARALLSGAFNNRSLRQVLLMSSLVLLLPVGFIVNESPAAFAADNKTTVSADSDTSGSGTELGSRRRRFKKALGVGEPDAGQSGGPAGRPGGFGPPGGPEGPGGPGEEPGFGPPGGSPRGPGGPGARRGMGRMGGGRMGGGMGMGGLGRTPLDLSQLNLTEEQKTKIKSMRAEVQGKAKQCQQNLKARKQELRDLFFDPVASEKQIRAKHAEVRQAQEQAETLMVDDFIAIRQVLTAEQKKQLPMLKPGMRARGGPDGAGPGGPGGPGRGPESAQNPERMPPR; this is translated from the coding sequence ATGCAATTAAGCTCTAGTGTTACAGGTGGTGCAAGAGCGCTCTTGTCCGGGGCTTTTAATAACCGCTCTTTGCGGCAAGTCCTTTTGATGTCATCACTTGTGCTGCTTTTACCAGTTGGCTTTATCGTAAATGAGTCACCAGCTGCTTTTGCTGCTGACAATAAAACTACTGTCAGTGCCGATAGTGATACTAGTGGTAGTGGTACAGAGCTTGGTAGCAGGCGCCGGAGATTTAAAAAAGCTCTGGGTGTCGGCGAGCCCGATGCTGGTCAGTCCGGTGGACCTGCCGGTAGACCGGGAGGATTTGGACCGCCTGGTGGTCCTGAGGGACCTGGTGGACCGGGCGAAGAGCCTGGCTTTGGTCCCCCTGGAGGCTCACCTAGAGGACCTGGTGGTCCTGGCGCACGTCGTGGCATGGGGCGCATGGGCGGTGGTCGTATGGGGGGAGGCATGGGCATGGGCGGCTTGGGTCGCACTCCCCTTGATCTCAGTCAGCTCAATTTGACCGAAGAGCAAAAGACCAAAATCAAATCTATGCGTGCCGAAGTACAGGGCAAAGCCAAGCAGTGTCAACAAAATCTCAAAGCACGCAAGCAAGAGTTGAGAGATCTGTTTTTTGATCCAGTGGCAAGCGAAAAACAAATCCGAGCTAAACACGCAGAAGTAAGGCAAGCGCAAGAACAAGCCGAAACCTTGATGGTGGATGACTTTATTGCCATACGTCAGGTGTTGACTGCTGAGCAAAAAAAACAATTGCCCATGCTTAAGCCTGGTATGCGTGCACGCGGCGGTCCTGATGGTGCCGGTCCTGGTGGACCTGGCGGTCCCGGCCGTGGTCCAGAGTCAGCTCAAAATCCCGAGCGCATGCCTCCGCGCTGA
- a CDS encoding zf-HC2 domain-containing protein, translating into MDISNSTCSEMEQALDAYLDLELEPEAAQAVEHHLEACPACALRLKELEALVERLQSLPAPALSRDLADVIGDRILAQKTTPTSVESSGQVVDIATARRNRSFTFSRPLAYAASFILVALAGSYFIGGLNIAQQDAVNKPAPQIASNVSPSTKPLVDSTVVASTGATTKGSAVTGEPGSSPATTSVGHKTDRIASLPDGTGLAKSGSPAHSSVTATSGNAAVTGAASQPSSSSSSSGVIASSSSPDNISKITASQGSGLSKPAEAEDLIADYGDPAVDGVYDFGISTNEDGLYAIKL; encoded by the coding sequence ATGGACATTTCAAATTCAACCTGTAGCGAAATGGAGCAAGCTCTAGATGCTTACTTGGATTTGGAGCTTGAGCCAGAGGCTGCTCAAGCTGTAGAGCACCATCTCGAGGCATGTCCTGCATGTGCTTTGCGACTTAAAGAGCTTGAGGCATTGGTAGAGCGTTTGCAGTCTTTGCCAGCGCCTGCACTAAGTCGTGATCTCGCCGATGTCATTGGTGATCGCATTTTGGCCCAAAAGACGACTCCGACATCAGTCGAGTCGTCTGGCCAGGTTGTAGATATTGCCACTGCTAGACGCAATCGCAGTTTTACTTTTTCTCGCCCTCTAGCTTATGCCGCCTCATTTATCCTCGTTGCCCTGGCCGGCAGTTATTTTATTGGTGGTCTCAACATCGCTCAGCAAGATGCAGTCAATAAACCCGCCCCTCAGATTGCTAGCAATGTCAGTCCATCCACTAAGCCACTCGTCGATAGTACGGTCGTAGCATCTACTGGTGCTACAACCAAGGGCTCTGCTGTCACTGGCGAGCCTGGCTCTAGTCCTGCCACTACTTCAGTGGGTCACAAGACTGATCGTATTGCATCATTGCCTGACGGCACGGGACTTGCCAAATCTGGTAGTCCAGCTCATTCCAGTGTAACTGCGACGTCTGGCAACGCTGCCGTCACTGGTGCCGCTAGCCAGCCTTCTTCTTCTTCTTCTTCTTCTGGTGTTATCGCCAGTTCTTCTTCCCCTGACAATATTTCTAAGATTACTGCTTCCCAAGGCTCAGGACTGTCCAAGCCAGCCGAGGCAGAGGATTTGATTGCCGATTATGGCGATCCGGCAGTAGATGGCGTTTATGATTTTGGCATCAGTACAAATGAGGATGGTCTTTATGCAATTAAGCTCTAG
- a CDS encoding sigma-70 family RNA polymerase sigma factor, which produces MDLTDEALITKYIEDGDIKIFKTLVRRYQSRVYATAYRILGNTEEAEEITQDAFVKVHHNIEKYRQASAFSSWIFQITRNLCMDVLRVRQRKKDLTVVSFDPQAIGPEDDASQSSRTLTQLADPKPGPAQHLDEEEQAKIIEQKLNLLPESQKTVLVLHDIEGLSYQEIADTVGTSIGTVRSRLHYGRIKLKELLDPYFSSDYKTSPLTSR; this is translated from the coding sequence GTGGACCTTACTGACGAGGCGCTGATTACAAAATACATAGAGGATGGGGATATCAAAATCTTCAAGACTCTGGTGCGCCGTTATCAAAGCCGAGTTTATGCCACTGCCTACCGTATTTTAGGCAATACTGAGGAAGCTGAGGAAATCACTCAAGACGCCTTTGTGAAAGTCCATCACAACATCGAAAAATACCGTCAAGCTTCTGCTTTTTCGTCATGGATCTTTCAGATAACTCGCAATCTCTGTATGGATGTTTTGAGAGTGAGGCAGCGCAAAAAGGATCTGACCGTTGTTTCTTTTGATCCCCAGGCGATTGGACCCGAGGACGATGCCTCTCAAAGCAGTCGCACCCTGACCCAGTTGGCTGATCCCAAGCCCGGTCCGGCTCAACATCTAGACGAAGAAGAGCAAGCCAAGATTATTGAGCAAAAACTCAATCTTCTTCCCGAATCTCAAAAGACCGTACTGGTTTTGCACGATATCGAAGGGCTCTCTTATCAGGAAATTGCAGACACTGTTGGTACAAGCATAGGCACTGTGCGCTCACGCTTACACTATGGCCGCATCAAACTAAAAGAACTTCTTGACCCTTATTTTTCTTCTGACTACAAAACTTCGCCCTTAACTTCCAGGTAA
- a CDS encoding dual specificity protein phosphatase family protein → MTPTTIKRAKKALQIMLVCAGFTIITVSQTVSAQPLSAVDAPKPELKNQAKADLPNFHQVHPYLYRGGEPTSQGLKALKDKGIKTIIDLRAETPMSRQERNEAKTLGLDYINLPMSDKAPTDKQVKTFIDTTRLARDNSAPVFVHCAHGSDRTGCLIGIWRVTEDNYSYDQAYKEMRKYWFGPKFVNLSQAVQKRATRTADSTTN, encoded by the coding sequence ATGACGCCAACAACTATAAAGAGAGCCAAAAAAGCCCTGCAAATAATGCTGGTTTGTGCAGGTTTTACAATTATCACCGTAAGCCAGACAGTATCTGCACAGCCTTTGTCTGCCGTGGACGCCCCCAAGCCGGAGCTAAAAAACCAGGCAAAAGCCGATTTGCCAAATTTTCACCAGGTCCATCCATATCTATATAGAGGTGGGGAGCCGACAAGCCAGGGTCTCAAAGCACTAAAAGATAAGGGCATCAAAACAATTATCGACTTACGCGCTGAGACCCCGATGTCACGGCAGGAGCGTAATGAAGCAAAAACACTCGGGCTGGACTATATCAATCTACCCATGAGCGATAAGGCACCGACAGACAAACAGGTCAAGACTTTTATCGACACCACCCGGCTCGCTAGAGACAATAGCGCACCAGTCTTTGTGCACTGCGCTCACGGCTCAGACCGCACCGGTTGTTTAATTGGTATCTGGCGGGTGACAGAAGACAATTACAGTTATGACCAGGCTTACAAAGAAATGCGTAAATACTGGTTTGGTCCCAAGTTTGTCAATCTATCGCAAGCCGTACAAAAGCGCGCCACGCGCACCGCTGATAGTACCACCAACTAA
- a CDS encoding aspartyl protease family protein: protein MVKKHSCPVNVVCSDKRVLSGALALALILGPVTCALPVAASQEQSNPTESSIASDSPASAAGAGGTSGGNVELHPAALIGKSLGAYGGEDVVQKLLRGMTIVGKQFDQVSLDSEEKPREGLEADSTVRVVRKGARWRVDHERLSSTPEGAESRPVAYTEGFDGNTAWIRNGATTEDLPVDSANLLNWQTMPPALFLLETKRAMEESADAVAVTYAGKDKSGAHRIEVKNLKDATQSFVLLIEPNSFLLTAVEFGLGAGGTRRVAIEYGEYRPALSTVYPFRQMRRVNGKASELWIVTDANALDSRVSNNDFERPGGTTHLSHSVTLPFDYSQKEILVKGRLNNGEEVDFIFDTGASETIIDRRIAAENFLLKEGQAALAALSGSINTNTTTISRLELGGLIVNDMDARILDLSGQSRQLGRRLAGIIGTNIISKYVVAIDYGKAQIAFHDADTFVRPQDVVSVPFSRRSAPVVKVRLGAKEEVQMLVDTGAAFNNLPAAIATRYSGVDAVKRLTEGTGLDGRPVKLGRVTIDNVSIGGRNVRKVDFTYTVPNPALTTSGKPAAPGGESKSQGFFQTTNLGIVGNPLLENFVVFIDYKFQRMLLKSSSTVKLRGEIEQAISTGDDQLIQKRDFRLAEQAYQKALLAATSAGDKKNEARVLGRVGNLKRMMSKDLNRPEHSKSAYEYFVRAQELAKRIGATEIEGRILADWSLLYLDKGQPKSAQQTMDRALFLAPQDAGVNVDCSVHLYKANRFPEMQRYIEKALFLEPSNWQALWYQVKLAETFNDQAKAISTLKEILHYYPWSKPAQAKLEELKKSASEVAAAAAQAAGQAEQARKQNASGNQQPLKNYMPSGSSSSTPQNNHTFKKPNFSQGRNFIYGPNTTPNMVPFRR from the coding sequence ATGGTAAAAAAGCATAGCTGTCCAGTCAATGTTGTCTGCTCCGATAAGCGAGTATTGAGTGGGGCGCTCGCCCTGGCTTTGATACTTGGTCCAGTGACCTGTGCGCTACCTGTTGCCGCTAGCCAGGAGCAGTCCAATCCCACCGAATCCTCAATTGCCTCAGACTCACCTGCTAGTGCTGCCGGTGCTGGTGGCACCAGTGGTGGCAATGTCGAATTGCATCCGGCCGCCTTAATTGGTAAAAGTCTCGGTGCCTACGGTGGCGAGGATGTGGTGCAAAAGCTCTTGCGCGGCATGACTATTGTCGGTAAGCAGTTTGACCAGGTCAGCCTCGACAGCGAAGAAAAACCCCGTGAAGGACTGGAAGCTGATAGCACTGTGCGCGTCGTGCGTAAGGGTGCGCGCTGGCGCGTGGATCATGAGCGCCTCAGCTCTACCCCGGAGGGTGCCGAGAGTCGTCCTGTTGCTTATACTGAGGGCTTTGACGGCAATACCGCCTGGATTCGCAATGGCGCTACTACCGAAGATTTGCCGGTGGATTCGGCTAATTTGCTTAACTGGCAGACGATGCCACCAGCCTTGTTTTTGCTTGAGACAAAACGCGCCATGGAAGAGAGTGCCGATGCTGTCGCAGTCACATATGCTGGCAAAGACAAAAGTGGTGCTCACCGGATAGAAGTCAAAAATCTCAAAGATGCCACTCAATCGTTTGTGCTTTTAATTGAGCCTAATTCTTTTCTTTTGACCGCAGTAGAGTTTGGTCTGGGAGCCGGTGGCACTAGACGGGTGGCAATTGAGTATGGTGAATATCGACCTGCACTCTCCACTGTCTATCCCTTTAGACAGATGCGCCGCGTCAATGGCAAAGCCAGTGAGCTGTGGATCGTCACTGATGCCAACGCTCTTGATAGCCGTGTTTCTAACAATGATTTTGAAAGACCCGGTGGCACCACCCACTTATCCCATAGCGTTACATTGCCCTTTGACTATTCGCAAAAAGAAATACTGGTCAAAGGTCGACTCAATAACGGCGAAGAAGTTGATTTTATTTTTGATACTGGTGCCAGTGAGACTATTATCGATAGACGTATCGCTGCTGAAAACTTCCTGCTAAAAGAAGGTCAAGCCGCTCTAGCAGCGCTATCTGGCTCTATTAATACCAATACAACCACAATCAGTCGTCTTGAGCTTGGTGGTTTAATCGTCAATGATATGGATGCCCGTATACTCGATTTGAGCGGACAATCGAGACAGCTTGGCCGCAGACTGGCAGGCATAATCGGTACCAATATTATTTCTAAGTACGTGGTCGCCATCGACTACGGCAAAGCACAGATTGCTTTCCATGACGCTGACACTTTTGTCCGCCCTCAAGATGTAGTCTCAGTGCCCTTTAGCAGACGCAGCGCGCCGGTTGTAAAAGTGCGTCTGGGTGCCAAAGAAGAAGTACAAATGCTGGTTGATACAGGTGCAGCATTTAACAATTTGCCTGCTGCCATAGCAACACGCTATAGCGGAGTTGATGCTGTTAAGCGACTCACTGAGGGCACCGGGCTTGATGGGCGACCAGTCAAACTGGGACGAGTGACAATTGATAACGTCTCAATTGGCGGACGCAATGTGCGCAAAGTGGACTTTACCTATACTGTGCCAAACCCGGCTCTGACGACTAGTGGTAAACCTGCAGCGCCTGGTGGTGAGTCTAAGTCTCAAGGATTTTTTCAGACTACCAATCTTGGTATTGTCGGCAATCCATTACTAGAAAATTTTGTTGTCTTTATTGACTATAAGTTTCAGCGCATGTTGCTAAAAAGCTCCAGTACGGTCAAGCTGCGTGGTGAGATTGAACAAGCAATATCCACTGGTGATGACCAGCTTATTCAAAAGCGTGACTTTAGGCTGGCAGAGCAGGCCTATCAAAAGGCATTGCTTGCTGCCACTAGTGCTGGTGACAAGAAGAATGAAGCGCGAGTGCTGGGCCGTGTCGGTAATCTCAAGCGCATGATGTCTAAGGATTTAAATCGTCCCGAGCACTCCAAGAGCGCCTACGAGTATTTTGTGCGGGCGCAGGAATTGGCAAAGCGTATCGGCGCTACCGAAATAGAAGGGCGCATCCTGGCAGATTGGAGCTTACTCTATCTGGATAAGGGTCAACCTAAATCAGCACAGCAGACTATGGACCGTGCACTCTTTTTAGCCCCGCAAGATGCCGGTGTAAATGTGGACTGTTCAGTGCATCTATATAAGGCTAATCGCTTCCCGGAGATGCAGCGCTACATCGAAAAGGCATTGTTTTTAGAGCCAAGCAACTGGCAAGCACTCTGGTATCAAGTCAAACTGGCAGAGACATTTAACGACCAGGCTAAAGCAATTAGTACTCTCAAAGAAATTTTGCATTATTATCCCTGGTCCAAGCCAGCTCAAGCCAAGCTAGAAGAACTCAAAAAGTCAGCTAGTGAAGTGGCGGCTGCCGCTGCCCAGGCTGCCGGCCAGGCAGAGCAGGCACGCAAACAAAATGCTAGTGGCAATCAGCAGCCACTCAAAAATTATATGCCGTCTGGTAGTAGCAGTAGCACACCGCAAAACAATCACACTTTTAAAAAGCCCAATTTTAGTCAGGGTCGCAATTTTATATACGGACCCAATACTACGCCTAACATGGTGCCATTCAGACGTTAG
- the kdsA gene encoding 3-deoxy-8-phosphooctulonate synthase: MTGKTVKIGNAQIGNGGKFLIIAGPCVIESYEVLEKTAKHLQSLSKKYNFEFVFKSSFDKANRTSVNGFRGPGLKDGLAMLADIKRNLGLPLLSDVHETEQCEAAGEVLDILQIPAFLCRQTDLIVAAAKTGKCVNIKKGQFAAPGDMKNAVKKIVDSGNENILLTERGASFGYNNLVVDFRSIPIMKESGYPVIFDATHSVQLPGGAGDASSGQRQYIPTLARAAVVAGCDGMFMEVHPNPDEAKSDAANQVPLMQVEELLAQVLKLREVYLTLPEINLPAPGQCKQLAAI; encoded by the coding sequence ATGACAGGCAAGACTGTAAAGATTGGCAATGCTCAAATTGGCAACGGCGGTAAGTTTCTTATCATTGCTGGGCCCTGCGTAATCGAGAGCTACGAAGTGCTGGAGAAGACGGCAAAACATCTGCAGTCACTGTCTAAAAAATACAATTTTGAGTTTGTCTTCAAATCATCTTTTGATAAAGCCAATCGTACATCGGTCAATGGCTTTAGAGGTCCTGGTCTAAAAGACGGACTGGCCATGCTAGCTGACATCAAACGCAATCTCGGTTTGCCATTGCTATCTGATGTCCACGAAACAGAGCAGTGCGAAGCTGCCGGTGAAGTGCTGGATATTTTGCAGATTCCGGCATTTCTTTGCCGTCAGACTGACCTGATTGTGGCCGCTGCCAAAACAGGCAAATGTGTCAACATCAAAAAAGGACAGTTTGCTGCTCCTGGCGATATGAAAAACGCCGTCAAAAAGATTGTCGACTCCGGCAACGAGAATATTTTGCTCACTGAGCGTGGTGCCAGTTTTGGTTATAACAATCTGGTGGTGGATTTCCGCTCGATACCAATCATGAAAGAAAGCGGCTATCCCGTTATTTTTGACGCTACACATTCGGTGCAATTGCCTGGCGGAGCTGGTGATGCCTCAAGCGGACAGAGACAATATATCCCCACTCTAGCAAGAGCGGCTGTGGTGGCTGGATGTGATGGTATGTTTATGGAAGTGCATCCCAATCCAGACGAAGCAAAAAGTGATGCTGCCAACCAGGTGCCACTGATGCAGGTGGAAGAACTATTGGCTCAGGTGCTCAAGTTGCGTGAGGTCTATTTGACTTTGCCCGAAATAAATCTACCGGCTCCCGGTCAGTGCAAGCAACTTGCCGCAATATAG
- a CDS encoding serine/threonine protein kinase, translating into MPDFAQSISSRYRITGELGAGAMGVVYRAIQLDLGRPVAIKVLSEDVALEPVYLKRLKREARALSVLNHPGIVSVFDFDTTTADRPFLVMELVPGRAFKDLLKERRPSLASTLNLMQQAARALHHAHEKGIVHRDIKPANLLIDEERMELKIVDFGIARPASNMTQEQLTIQGEVFGSPLYMSPEQCSGKELDARSGHLLSGLRPL; encoded by the coding sequence TTGCCAGATTTTGCCCAGAGTATCAGCAGTCGCTATCGCATCACCGGTGAGCTTGGTGCCGGAGCCATGGGCGTGGTTTATCGCGCCATCCAGCTCGACCTGGGTCGCCCTGTAGCAATCAAAGTACTCTCTGAGGACGTGGCACTCGAGCCGGTCTATCTCAAACGCCTCAAACGCGAGGCCCGCGCGCTCTCCGTGCTCAACCACCCGGGCATAGTCTCGGTCTTTGACTTTGATACAACAACAGCCGACCGCCCCTTCCTGGTGATGGAGCTAGTACCGGGCCGAGCTTTTAAAGACCTATTAAAAGAAAGGCGCCCAAGCCTCGCCTCCACCCTCAATTTGATGCAACAAGCCGCTCGCGCTCTGCACCATGCCCACGAAAAAGGCATTGTCCACCGCGACATCAAACCAGCCAATCTGCTTATAGACGAAGAGCGCATGGAGCTAAAAATCGTCGATTTTGGCATTGCGCGCCCAGCCAGCAATATGACCCAGGAACAGTTGACTATCCAGGGTGAAGTGTTTGGCAGCCCTCTCTATATGAGTCCAGAACAATGCTCAGGCAAAGAGCTGGATGCTCGCTCCGGACATCTACTCTCTGGGCTGCGTCCTCTTTGA
- a CDS encoding glycoside hydrolase family 57 protein: MSIGSFVFMLHSHLPYYKKAGMWPFGEESVYECMAETYVPLLNAIADLHAEGLNANLTIGLTPVLCEQLADEHFKLGFEKYVADRIAAARKDEVRYANRGEKPNPEFHHLSRFYLNWFLGIQKDFKDRWHRDIIGGFKKYQDLGAIEITTSAATHCFSPLLEEDVSIQAEYKTGVDNYKKHFNKAPQGFWLPECAYRPEENGRPGIEKFMFEAGLKYFFTESFVIKGGQTAEVRRVVGPYGSVQYVPSLTTGDTGLDTHEAFWLKEYPVAVMGRHEAAGYQVWSADHGYPGDGSYREFHKKDDVSGLHYWQLTSKNTDLGAKEIYNPETAESRMHENADHYVGFVQECLTNHLKATGKPGLIMVSFDTELFGHWWFEGVSWLKDVIRKLNTYTNVNMIQASKYLDACPPQKTIELKQSSWGSGGHYQVWLNNETEWMWPLIHKCEKQMAEVADMPTVFHDKLITRAARQLAREQLLIESSDWPFLVTTGQAKDYAVERFNEHVERFNLIYNMIKSGAVNEASLAKIEDTDSLFQEIDLSHFSKKSMPKPLEGATKN; the protein is encoded by the coding sequence GTGAGCATCGGCTCTTTTGTTTTTATGTTACATAGCCACCTGCCTTATTACAAAAAGGCGGGTATGTGGCCCTTTGGTGAAGAAAGCGTCTATGAGTGCATGGCGGAGACTTATGTACCGCTGCTCAATGCCATAGCCGACCTGCACGCGGAGGGACTGAACGCTAATCTAACCATCGGTTTGACCCCAGTACTATGCGAACAGTTAGCCGACGAGCACTTCAAACTCGGTTTTGAAAAATACGTAGCTGACCGCATCGCTGCCGCCCGCAAAGACGAAGTACGCTATGCCAACCGCGGTGAGAAACCCAATCCAGAGTTTCACCATCTCTCCCGCTTTTATCTCAACTGGTTCCTTGGCATTCAAAAAGATTTCAAAGACAGATGGCACCGCGACATCATTGGCGGCTTCAAAAAGTATCAAGACCTTGGCGCTATCGAAATAACCACTTCAGCAGCCACACACTGTTTCTCTCCCTTATTAGAAGAAGATGTCTCAATCCAGGCTGAATACAAAACTGGCGTAGACAACTACAAAAAACACTTCAATAAAGCACCGCAAGGTTTTTGGTTGCCAGAATGTGCCTACAGACCAGAAGAAAATGGTCGCCCTGGCATCGAAAAGTTTATGTTTGAAGCCGGACTCAAATACTTCTTTACCGAATCCTTTGTTATCAAAGGCGGTCAAACAGCCGAAGTACGTCGTGTAGTCGGACCATATGGCTCAGTACAATACGTACCATCACTCACCACTGGTGATACCGGACTCGATACTCACGAAGCCTTCTGGCTCAAAGAATATCCTGTAGCAGTAATGGGCAGACACGAAGCCGCTGGCTACCAGGTCTGGTCCGCCGATCATGGTTATCCCGGTGATGGCAGCTATCGCGAGTTTCACAAAAAAGACGATGTCTCTGGTCTGCATTACTGGCAGCTCACCTCCAAAAACACTGACCTGGGCGCCAAAGAAATTTACAACCCAGAAACAGCCGAAAGCCGCATGCACGAAAACGCTGATCACTATGTCGGCTTTGTGCAAGAGTGCTTGACCAACCATCTCAAAGCCACTGGCAAACCAGGCCTGATTATGGTCTCTTTTGACACTGAGCTATTTGGTCACTGGTGGTTTGAAGGCGTAAGCTGGCTCAAGGATGTAATCCGCAAGCTCAACACTTACACCAACGTCAACATGATCCAGGCAAGCAAATATCTAGATGCCTGCCCGCCACAAAAGACAATCGAACTCAAACAATCATCATGGGGCTCGGGTGGTCACTATCAAGTGTGGCTCAACAACGAGACTGAGTGGATGTGGCCTCTTATCCATAAATGCGAAAAGCAAATGGCAGAAGTTGCCGACATGCCCACAGTGTTCCACGACAAACTGATAACACGTGCAGCACGTCAACTCGCTCGCGAACAACTTTTAATAGAGTCTTCGGACTGGCCCTTCCTGGTCACCACTGGTCAAGCCAAGGACTATGCTGTGGAGAGATTCAACGAGCACGTTGAGCGCTTCAATTTGATCTACAACATGATCAAATCTGGCGCAGTCAACGAAGCATCACTGGCCAAAATCGAAGATACCGATAGCCTGTTCCAGGAAATCGATCTCAGCCATTTCTCCAAAAAGTCTATGCCCAAGCCACTCGAAGGCGCTACCAAAAATTAA
- the pyk gene encoding pyruvate kinase codes for MRNTRTKIIATIGPSCRDPKVMAEMINAGMDVARINCSHADKDFIESVVADVREISSRMEKPIGILLDLSGPKLRTRKLKDNEPVMLVTGKTFTLTNRPVEGSAEVVATNYAPLSKEVKPGDCILLDDGLIELKVLSTNETDVECQIIIGGILKNHQGINIPGVRLSIPAMTEKDYADLKVGLACEVDFVALSFVRDAQDIIDLKEEIGNHWPPVMVIAKLEKPEALDQLEEILAVTDAVMIARGDLGVELPPEKVPPAQKLITRRANAKGKPVITATQMLDSMANNPRPTRAEASDVANAIFDGTDAVMLSEETAMGSYPVEAVTMMDRIAHEAETSQDRSKLHEHELYSSAHAVAHAACAMAVDMKARVIATFTKSGSTARLISQFRPPAPIVALTQLTHVYRQLSLTWGTTPVMLTEVSDSESTLALVEDTLLKKNFVSAQDIVIITGGLPIAARGPANFVKLSVISPRTPASFWQLKGI; via the coding sequence ATGCGGAATACTCGTACCAAAATCATTGCCACCATTGGCCCCTCATGTCGTGACCCCAAAGTAATGGCTGAGATGATCAATGCCGGCATGGACGTGGCGCGCATCAATTGCTCACATGCTGACAAAGACTTTATCGAGTCAGTAGTAGCCGACGTGCGCGAAATAAGTAGCCGCATGGAAAAACCAATCGGCATCTTGCTCGATCTCTCCGGTCCCAAACTACGCACACGCAAGCTCAAAGACAATGAGCCTGTAATGCTTGTGACAGGCAAAACATTTACTTTGACCAATCGTCCTGTCGAAGGCAGTGCTGAAGTTGTAGCAACAAACTATGCGCCGCTATCTAAAGAAGTAAAACCAGGCGATTGCATCCTGCTTGATGATGGTTTGATTGAGCTAAAAGTGCTCTCCACCAACGAGACCGATGTTGAGTGCCAGATCATTATCGGCGGCATCCTCAAAAATCACCAGGGTATTAATATCCCCGGCGTGCGTCTGTCTATCCCCGCTATGACCGAAAAAGACTACGCCGATCTAAAGGTCGGACTGGCTTGCGAAGTCGATTTTGTCGCTCTGTCTTTTGTTAGAGACGCGCAGGACATTATCGATCTCAAAGAAGAAATTGGTAACCACTGGCCACCAGTAATGGTGATTGCCAAACTGGAAAAACCAGAAGCTCTAGATCAGCTAGAAGAAATTTTGGCAGTAACCGATGCCGTCATGATCGCTAGAGGTGATCTGGGCGTAGAGTTGCCACCAGAAAAAGTACCTCCAGCTCAAAAGCTCATAACTCGCCGCGCTAACGCTAAAGGCAAGCCGGTAATCACAGCCACACAAATGTTGGACTCGATGGCTAACAACCCGAGACCGACCAGAGCAGAAGCCTCCGACGTAGCTAACGCTATCTTTGATGGCACCGACGCTGTCATGCTCTCAGAAGAAACAGCTATGGGCTCCTATCCTGTAGAAGCCGTGACAATGATGGACCGCATCGCTCACGAAGCCGAAACCAGTCAGGACCGCTCAAAACTCCACGAACACGAGCTATACAGCTCAGCTCACGCTGTCGCCCACGCTGCTTGCGCCATGGCTGTCGACATGAAAGCCAGAGTAATCGCCACTTTTACAAAGTCCGGCTCAACTGCCCGATTGATATCGCAATTTAGACCACCAGCTCCAATTGTTGCCCTGACACAATTGACCCATGTCTATCGCCAGCTCTCACTGACCTGGGGCACCACTCCCGTAATGCTCACTGAAGTAAGCGACTCCGAATCTACACTGGCTCTAGTCGAAGATACTTTGCTCAAGAAAAACTTTGTCAGCGCTCAGGACATTGTCATCATCACAGGCGGTCTACCTATTGCCGCTCGTGGTCCAGCAAACTTTGTTAAACTGTCAGTAATATCCCCTCGCACACCAGCGAGCTTTTGGCAGCTCAAAGGGATCTAA